AAGCAGATCCGAAACGAGGCTCTTCCCGTATTTTATGGCCGCAACGCCTTCCAGATTGGCTCACTCGATCTGCTGCTTAGCAAACTTCAGATGTTGTCGTGCGACACTTTGCAGCAGATCAAGAGCCTTCGCATCGTTATGGAGCATCGTGATCTGTGCCTGGAGAGGTACCCATTGCAAGGTCTCGAGCTTTTGCTCTGCGAGCTGTCTCTGAAGAAGCTTGTGTTGATGGTGCCACGCAATACCGAGTTCTGGACATATTGCGGCGACATTGGCCACGAGTACGGCTCTGCCGCATCTCGTCGACCAATGGAAATGTACAAGCTCCGTTACATCAAGGCGCTGGATGGCATCATCTCCCTTGCGCGGCGCACGAAAAACCCCGAAGTCGTAGGCGATGGGTTTCTGGTGCCGTGGCTACGTGAGAGAATAGGGAGAGGCGCGTAGAGTGGCGAAGAAGCATCGGACGGCCAAAGTTGGTACTTGGTCCAATCTGAACGTGGCAGAGGAAGGCAGCAAGACATGCTTCGAATGCAAATCATCGCCTCAGTGGCCGCGGCGGACAGCCGTCTCGAAGCGTGAGTCATGGAAGGCTGTCGAAATACAGTGGACGTCTCAAGGAATGCCCACGCTATGCAGTCCAAACATCCGCGGCAGTGCACGTTGCGACCAGGCGGTCTATCTGCGAGGACAAACCTCCGCTACATCCAGTTTGAGAGATGCAGAGACGATTCGAAATGCTTCCGCAGTGCATTTCGTGGGCTCGAGGTCGAAATCCACCATGCGCATATGTCGCTCAGGTTTTGCCTCAGGTCAAGTCTGATCGATTTTTTTTTATTTTGCGTATGCATGTGAAGTGGAgaatgttgttgctgtttgCTGTCTGCTGCCTGAGGCGTTTGAGGTCTCGTAATTTCGGTCATTCTGACACAACTCTTTTCACCTTCACCACTCATCTTGCGCCTGTACACCAATTCCTGCACGAGGTGCTGCAGCGCTCGAACGGACTTTCACTCAACTTACCCCTTGTCGCGAACACTCGCGCACATTCATTGCCCAAGGCGCCAAGGTGCTCTTCAAGCCGACGATACGATTTTCGCCACCACCAGACTCCTGACACGCTCACGACAACTCCTTCAAACGCTATCCGCTGCATCTACGACGCCCCTGAGCTCAGAACTCGACGCTGCTGGCAATGTCGGCCGAAGTACTAGATACCGGTACAGCCACCACCGATCTCTCTGAAAGACTGGAGTATGTGCCCACGCCGGAGCCGACACCACTGCGCGATGAAGTCGCCGCGTTGATCGAGCCATGGCGCAATGCCGATACGAAGCCACCGTTCACAACGGGCGAACTCATCGTGATTGTCTTCGTGATCATGGGGAAGGAGCAGATGTCTGAAACCGAGATACACTCCAACATTCTTCGAAGGTTCTCTTATTATTGCAATCTGGCAATTGACTCCTTGACGTACATAGTCGAAAAGACGTGTGACGACGGACTGGACGAAGGATTTGACTCGCCCATCGATGACTTCTACGATGCGCTGCGCGATTCTGAGCTGCCAGTACGTCGCAAATACATCGACTCGTTTCACTCAGGTTATGAGGACGCCTCAACGTTGGtgaagatcttcttgccagccgCCCGCATATATTTGCGACATCAATTGGAGCCTGAGCGCCTGGGAACCTTTGACTTCATGGGATTGCCCGCAGAGTTGCGCGAGAAGGTCTACAAGATGCTGCTTATCTATCCGAAGCGCGGGCTATGTATTTCATCGTCATTCCCGGATGGATTTGTAGGTCTCGTGCTCACACCGAGACAGCGAGATTCGCCTCTTGCAGTGTGGGAAGCTTTCGAGAAACGCAAATACGAGCTGGTATGCCTACCGAAGATGCGCGAGGTCCTCTCTATTCTGCGGGTGTCCAAGCAGATCTGCTCTGAAACGCTGCCAATTTTCTACCGCAACAACCTCTTCCACTTTCCCTCtctagaagagcttcagAAAGCACTGGGTATTGTGGGGCGGGAAGTAAGACAAATGATCGATCACATGCAGATCGACCTTCACTGCCTCTGTGAACTTGATCCATCATTTAGGAAAGCCCATGGTTTTGTTATCTTGTTTCCCGATCTAGCTCCGAAGACGCTGGTGCTGCAGCGGCCAGCCACTGTCTTTCCTCAGATGTGTCTATACGAGGATCCCGCTTCTGTCGAACGGCGGACCTCATTCGAGATGAATCCAAGTCTCATGGAGTTCGTTGCTCTTGCGCAGCGAGCTAAGAAGCTCGAGGTCAGAGGAAATGTTAGATTGAAGACttggctggagaagaagttgaccGAATCGGGAAACGTGGTCACAAATGACACAGGCAAGATGGACTCGTCCAAGCAGGCTATTTGCGAGCCTTAAAATGATCTGTCTTAGGCAAAATGCCGCTCGAAGCTAAGATCATTCGGGAGATTGGTGCTGGGTGCATAGGAGCCGCTACCCGACAGACATGACCTGGTAATCGGCGTGTTTACTTGACAAATGGCGCACGACGGCCTCTACATACCTGACCGCGGCCCCAAGGACTCTCAGGGCAGAAGTCACTCGAAATTGCATGGGACGGCCTACAAAGTCCCTGCGCAGGTCATGCCAGGGTCGAGCGATGCATACAGCCGCATGAACGAGCTTTGCAAGTCTCTAGGGACCATAGATCACAGCGCACATCTGCATCGTTGCATCCAAGACGATAGACGATGATCGTTGTAGAATAGACGAATAAAAGCCCTTACTTTCACTCTCACTCTTCCGCACCTGGCTTTCCTTGCCACGTGTCCTGCGATTTGCACTCAGGCTTGACCGCCTCCAACCAACGCCAAACACAACACAACCCACTCTGTCTTTCCTTGAACATCTTTTAAAGGCGTCCAATGCGTCATGAATTTCTCATCACCTCGATATACCACTGATCGTTTCGTCTGCAAGTGTAACGCTACCGAGATAGGATTCCCCTTCTTCAACGAACTCCGAACTTTCGACGTCCAGTCAGTCTTCTCGCGCTTTTTCATATTGTCTTTGAGGAAGTTGAAGACGTGTCGTGAAGTGTATTGGTTTGGTCGTGGGGCTCGATCGGCGGTCATGGCGTTGCTGTTGGAGGGTAGGAGGACGGAGGAGATTCCTGCGGAAGAGAATTGGATCGTCATGCTTGGGTAGCCGATGACGAGGTACTGCTCGGCCATGAATTAGCATCCAATACTGTCAAAATGACTTTGATACTCCACTGCGTAATGGGCTTACCTTCGAGTATGCATTGTAGAAGTTCTCAATTCGATCTGTCAACGCTATGTCCTGATTCCGCGCGACCAAGCTCCTTTCAAGTCCTGGTTCGGGAGCAACTTCAGCTTTCTCTCGATAGCGTAGCGATTTGAGGTGCTCGACCCTTCGTGCGAGTTCTGAGGCCGGACTCTCGTTTTTGGTACGTTCACTCGTTTGCTCTCGTTCCTGCTCGGACT
This genomic interval from Cercospora beticola chromosome 7, complete sequence contains the following:
- a CDS encoding uncharacterized protein (antiSMASH:Cluster_8), whose amino-acid sequence is MSAEVLDTGTATTDLSERLEYVPTPEPTPLRDEVAALIEPWRNADTKPPFTTGELIVIVFVIMGKEQMSETEIHSNILRRFSYYCNLAIDSLTYIVEKTCDDGLDEGFDSPIDDFYDALRDSELPVRRKYIDSFHSGYEDASTLVKIFLPAARIYLRHQLEPERLGTFDFMGLPAELREKVYKMLLIYPKRGLCISSSFPDGFVGLVLTPRQRDSPLAVWEAFEKRKYELVCLPKMREVLSILRVSKQICSETLPIFYRNNLFHFPSLEELQKALGIVGREVRQMIDHMQIDLHCLCELDPSFRKAHGFVILFPDLAPKTLVLQRPATVFPQMCLYEDPASVERRTSFEMNPSLMEFVALAQRAKKLEVRGNVRLKTWLEKKLTESGNVVTNDTGKMDSSKQAICEP